A window from Sinanaerobacter sp. ZZT-01 encodes these proteins:
- a CDS encoding M23 family metallopeptidase produces the protein MKIQFNSLPVFPLRITSRFGFRNTGLEGASTYHRGIDLGRNFSKAETEILSVADGTISNNYWNNTRGWVVIIDHGNFKTLYQHLKTKSPLRVGEKVQAGQPIGLMGASTKTIRNMAMHLHLELIVGGLRIDPEPYLKNIVKKVEDLTEEETRKIVKEEIKQILEGRESKVAECFQEVWSDAQGLGYTDGSRPGGYTTRQEVVSMIQRSKK, from the coding sequence GTGAAAATACAGTTTAACAGCCTGCCAGTTTTTCCCTTGCGGATTACCAGCCGGTTCGGATTCAGAAATACAGGGTTAGAAGGTGCCAGTACTTACCATAGAGGTATTGATCTTGGCAGGAATTTTTCGAAGGCTGAAACAGAGATCTTGTCCGTCGCCGATGGGACGATATCGAACAATTACTGGAATAATACCCGTGGCTGGGTAGTTATCATAGATCACGGAAATTTTAAAACGCTGTATCAGCATTTAAAAACGAAATCACCGTTAAGAGTGGGGGAAAAAGTACAGGCAGGACAGCCAATCGGGCTGATGGGAGCCAGCACAAAGACAATTCGAAACATGGCGATGCATTTACACTTAGAGCTAATTGTAGGCGGGCTGCGAATTGATCCGGAGCCTTATCTAAAAAACATTGTAAAGAAGGTGGAAGATTTGACGGAAGAAGAGACGAGAAAAATTGTAAAAGAGGAAATAAAGCAAATTTTAGAGGGCAGAGAAAGCAAGGTGGCAGAATGCTTTCAAGAAGTTTGGAGCGATGCACAAGGATTAGGGTATACCGACGGGAGCAGGCCGGGCGGATATACGACCCGTCAGGAAGTCGTTTCCATGATTCAGAGGTCAAAAAAGTAA
- a CDS encoding putative phage tail protein has product MQTVFRNGVSSLDRKIKLVNYLPQIMGEILEFKELTEAETTEMVKLYHAIQLVADDQYVESATENGVKRWESILKILPKGTDLLEERKFRIVTRLNEKLPYSYRMLLQQLETICGKSGYTVELKEDEYKLIVKVALTVKSNFDDVDLLLHRVVPANLVIDLSLKYNQHSTLEKFTHAKLASYTHEFLRNEVIDLSLEYNQHSTLEKFTHAKLASYTYGFLRNEVIA; this is encoded by the coding sequence ATGCAGACAGTATTCCGAAACGGGGTGAGTTCGCTGGATAGGAAAATAAAATTAGTTAATTATTTACCGCAGATTATGGGTGAGATTTTAGAATTTAAGGAACTCACCGAAGCAGAAACGACAGAGATGGTGAAGCTGTATCATGCGATACAACTTGTCGCAGACGATCAGTATGTAGAATCTGCAACAGAAAACGGTGTAAAGCGGTGGGAATCTATTTTAAAGATTTTGCCAAAAGGTACGGACTTATTAGAAGAGAGAAAGTTTCGCATTGTAACGAGACTGAATGAAAAGCTTCCGTATAGTTATCGTATGCTTTTACAGCAACTGGAAACCATTTGCGGGAAAAGTGGCTATACGGTTGAATTAAAAGAAGATGAATATAAATTGATTGTAAAGGTAGCATTGACTGTGAAATCAAATTTCGATGATGTAGATTTATTGTTGCATAGGGTTGTACCGGCAAATTTAGTGATTGATTTGAGTTTGAAGTACAACCAGCATTCAACTTTAGAGAAATTTACACATGCAAAATTAGCATCTTACACACATGAATTTTTGAGAAATGAGGTAATTGATCTGAGTTTGGAGTACAACCAGCATTCAACTTTAGAGAAATTTACACACGCAAAATTAGCATCTTACACATATGGATTTTTAAGAAATGAGGTGATTGCATAA
- a CDS encoding baseplate J/gp47 family protein: protein MFESITYETLLKRMLDQVSNNVDKREGSIIYDALAPAAAELKNAYIQLDVILNETFADTASRTYLIKRAAERGIVPYEATQAILKGEFNTDIPIGHRFSLDTLNYTAIEKMETGVYKMQCETAGRIGNSKTGNLIPIDYIKGLTFARLTELLVPGEDEEDTEYLRKRYYDSLDTKAFGGNIQDYKGKVSTISGVGGVKVYPAWNGGGSVKLVLINSEYQKPSSELISIVQTEIDPIQNQGKGLGIAPIGHIVTVEGVKESVIPISTAITYQDGWEWNDVKDYVFETVDQYLTELAQDWADSDTVIVRVSQIETRLLNIPGILDISKTAINGEEKNLVLDADSIPKRGEFAG, encoded by the coding sequence ATGTTTGAATCCATTACTTATGAGACCCTTTTAAAGCGCATGCTTGACCAGGTGTCAAACAATGTGGACAAGAGAGAAGGATCAATCATTTATGATGCACTTGCGCCGGCAGCGGCAGAATTAAAAAATGCCTATATTCAGTTAGATGTTATTTTAAATGAAACTTTTGCCGATACAGCAAGCCGAACGTATTTGATTAAGAGAGCAGCGGAAAGAGGTATTGTTCCATACGAAGCAACACAAGCAATACTAAAAGGAGAATTTAATACAGATATACCGATTGGACACCGATTCAGCTTGGATACATTAAATTACACTGCCATTGAAAAAATGGAAACTGGAGTTTATAAAATGCAGTGTGAAACGGCAGGAAGAATCGGCAACAGCAAAACAGGAAATTTGATTCCAATTGACTATATCAAAGGACTGACTTTTGCCAGACTAACAGAATTGTTGGTTCCCGGTGAGGATGAAGAGGATACGGAGTATTTAAGAAAAAGATATTATGACAGCCTGGATACAAAAGCATTTGGAGGAAACATTCAAGATTACAAGGGAAAAGTTTCTACAATAAGCGGAGTGGGTGGCGTGAAGGTCTATCCGGCATGGAATGGAGGTGGCAGCGTAAAATTGGTTCTGATTAATTCGGAATATCAAAAACCAAGCAGTGAATTGATTTCTATTGTTCAAACAGAGATAGATCCCATTCAAAATCAGGGGAAAGGACTCGGCATTGCACCCATTGGTCATATCGTTACTGTAGAAGGCGTTAAAGAATCAGTGATTCCTATTTCGACAGCGATCACTTATCAAGATGGATGGGAATGGAATGACGTAAAAGATTATGTGTTTGAGACAGTTGACCAATATTTAACAGAATTAGCTCAGGATTGGGCGGATAGTGATACGGTGATTGTAAGAGTCAGCCAGATTGAAACACGTCTTCTAAATATACCCGGGATTCTAGATATTTCTAAAACAGCAATCAATGGAGAAGAGAAGAATTTGGTACTGGATGCAGACAGTATTCCGAAACGGGGTGAGTTCGCTGGATAG
- a CDS encoding DUF2634 domain-containing protein produces MIPERTDDLRQDFSLDVISTSKTYHISKNRIFGFVDGREAMEQAVYKILSTERYNYIIYSWNYGVELTELIGKPMVYIAPELEQRITEALTQDQRILSVDAFSFETKRSSMLVSFTVHTIFGDVKAEKEVSY; encoded by the coding sequence ATGATACCAGAACGAACAGATGATTTGAGGCAGGACTTTTCCCTCGATGTCATATCAACAAGCAAGACCTATCACATTTCTAAAAATCGGATTTTTGGATTTGTAGACGGTAGGGAAGCGATGGAGCAGGCGGTTTATAAAATTCTCAGTACGGAGCGTTATAATTACATCATTTACAGCTGGAATTATGGTGTAGAGCTCACTGAATTAATTGGAAAGCCAATGGTTTATATCGCACCGGAATTGGAACAAAGGATTACAGAAGCATTGACGCAGGATCAAAGGATTCTAAGCGTAGATGCTTTTTCTTTTGAAACCAAAAGAAGCAGTATGTTAGTTTCATTTACAGTTCATACCATTTTCGGAGATGTGAAAGCGGAAAAGGAGGTAAGTTATTAA
- a CDS encoding DUF2577 domain-containing protein yields the protein MPNLLQIMKQASSDAFEEGKPVNLVYGTVQNTNPLEILVEQKLLLEEPFLVCARNVTNYDVEMEMLHETELSGAYEHSHSVSTSGGSGTTNTNREPAHKHEYKGKKKYRVLNGLQSGEKVIMIRMQGGQRFIVLDRIG from the coding sequence GTGCCTAACTTACTTCAAATTATGAAACAAGCTTCTTCTGATGCATTTGAAGAAGGAAAACCCGTAAACCTCGTTTATGGAACCGTGCAGAATACAAATCCGTTGGAAATATTGGTAGAACAGAAGTTGTTGCTGGAAGAGCCGTTTCTGGTATGTGCAAGAAATGTTACGAACTATGACGTAGAAATGGAGATGCTTCACGAGACAGAGCTGTCTGGAGCTTATGAGCATAGCCATAGTGTCAGTACTTCCGGTGGGAGCGGGACGACCAATACAAATAGGGAACCTGCACATAAGCATGAGTATAAAGGGAAAAAAAAATACCGCGTATTAAATGGACTACAAAGCGGTGAAAAGGTCATTATGATTCGTATGCAGGGCGGACAGAGATTTATTGTTTTAGATAGGATAGGGTGA
- a CDS encoding XkdQ/YqbQ family protein, which translates to MNKIELIIEHNGLNYQPVVEEPISWETERQGVPGKLTFSVQKDAGLNFQEGDHLMLYVNKEKVFYGFIFTKKRNKDGLISVTAYDQLRYLKNKDVIKYKEITASALIQKLAKIFGMEVGEIEDTKYVIADRLEQDKTLFDIIKNALNETQQAKKELYVLYDDCRKLTLKNIKDMKLDILINQNTAEDFDYASSIDSKTYNRIKLFYESEKTGDLKIHPQEDAASIKRWGVLQHTEKVDNPQNAEEKAKNLLSMYNRKTRNLSVSKAFGDIRVRGGSLLSVSLDLGDVVANTYMIVEKVKHTISADVHQMDLSLIGGDFSA; encoded by the coding sequence TTGAATAAGATTGAATTAATAATTGAACACAATGGATTGAATTACCAGCCCGTTGTGGAAGAACCGATTTCGTGGGAGACAGAGCGTCAGGGTGTACCTGGAAAGCTTACTTTTTCAGTGCAGAAAGATGCAGGATTAAATTTTCAGGAAGGAGATCATCTAATGTTGTATGTAAATAAAGAAAAGGTTTTTTATGGATTTATTTTTACAAAGAAACGAAATAAAGATGGTCTCATCAGTGTGACCGCATACGATCAGCTGAGATATTTGAAAAATAAAGATGTTATAAAATATAAAGAAATAACAGCCAGTGCTTTGATTCAAAAACTAGCTAAAATATTTGGCATGGAGGTTGGCGAAATCGAAGATACGAAGTATGTGATAGCAGACCGTTTGGAACAAGATAAGACCTTATTTGATATCATTAAAAATGCACTCAATGAAACACAACAGGCAAAAAAAGAGTTGTATGTTTTATACGATGATTGCAGGAAACTGACACTGAAAAATATCAAAGATATGAAACTGGATATTCTAATCAATCAAAATACTGCAGAGGATTTTGACTATGCTTCAAGTATAGACAGTAAGACATATAATCGAATTAAGCTGTTTTATGAAAGCGAAAAAACCGGTGATTTAAAAATCCATCCTCAAGAAGATGCTGCTTCCATAAAAAGATGGGGGGTTTTACAGCATACAGAAAAGGTAGATAATCCACAGAATGCGGAAGAAAAAGCGAAAAACTTACTTTCTATGTATAACCGAAAAACAAGGAATTTAAGCGTTTCTAAAGCATTTGGAGATATCAGGGTAAGAGGAGGCTCTTTGCTTTCGGTTAGCTTGGATCTGGGAGATGTAGTAGCAAATACTTATATGATTGTGGAAAAGGTAAAGCATACAATATCTGCAGATGTGCATCAGATGGATCTCTCATTGATTGGAGGTGATTTTAGTGCCTAA
- a CDS encoding LysM peptidoglycan-binding domain-containing protein, whose amino-acid sequence MYEFILDDMQLPVAPQKMKMKMSNQNKTINLISGQEVNIPKIAGLTEIEFSSLLPAQPYPFAVYPTGFQSPEFYLKKLELLKQGRKPFIFLVNRKQLNGTYSYNISKNVTLEEYTIEEDAANGFDIMVSIRLKQYVTYGTILVNVSENKETGDVTLEKQVQREAKVTNKTYAVQPNDTLWSICKKELGDEKVYSKILVLNGLTNPNEIYPGQVIRFE is encoded by the coding sequence TTGTACGAATTTATTCTTGATGATATGCAGCTTCCGGTTGCGCCGCAAAAGATGAAAATGAAGATGTCAAATCAAAATAAGACGATTAATTTGATTTCCGGACAAGAGGTGAATATTCCTAAAATTGCCGGATTGACAGAAATCGAATTCAGCTCACTGCTTCCAGCGCAACCGTACCCTTTTGCTGTATATCCAACTGGTTTTCAGTCACCGGAATTTTATTTAAAAAAGCTGGAACTATTGAAGCAGGGAAGAAAGCCATTTATATTTTTAGTAAATCGGAAACAGCTAAATGGAACGTACAGCTATAACATATCAAAGAATGTGACATTAGAAGAATATACAATTGAAGAAGATGCTGCAAACGGATTTGATATTATGGTTTCCATTCGCTTGAAGCAATATGTTACCTACGGAACGATTCTTGTCAATGTAAGTGAAAATAAAGAAACGGGCGACGTGACATTGGAAAAGCAAGTGCAAAGAGAGGCAAAGGTGACAAATAAGACGTATGCGGTACAGCCAAATGATACGCTTTGGAGTATCTGCAAAAAAGAACTGGGAGACGAAAAAGTCTACAGTAAGATACTTGTTTTAAATGGACTTACAAATCCAAATGAAATTTACCCCGGGCAGGTGATACGTTTTGAATAA